The genomic region ATTTACCCAAAATCACCACATTATGAGTTAGGGTAACAGATCGGTACCACATTTGAGGCAGGACACTGATGCTCATATTTGATCGAGAAAACAGCGAAACTGACAAGTTAGGCCCATCTGTCGGGCTGATGTGGCGTGCTTGTATGAACAATATGCTGAGTTGGAGgggtgtcccacatgtcagcctcataTCTTTCTTcccttattttcttcttcttcctcatcatcttTATCTCTCTCTCCCCATCCTATCCCACCAGGGTCGCCATCGCCGACGACCCGAGGCCCTCGTGCACCGGCTCGTCGAGGAGCTCCGTCTAGGCCACCGTAGGCCAAGGCAGCCCGCCGCCCACCTTATCCTCCCGAAGCTCTGCAGACGGCGTCGCCCCAAGCTGCTCCGCCAGTCGCCGCACGAGCCCACGGCCGCCGCACAGACCACCCCTCGTCTAGCCGTTTCTTCGGTCGTGCGCCGCCAATGCGTTTGCCGCGCGCCTCCACAACCGCAGAACAACACCATGGCTCCGGTCGAGCTATATTCCCTGCTGCGATTGCATCTGCGCGTGCGTGCCATGGCCGACGACCTTGGACGGGAGCGGGACTGGCGGCTGCAGAATCTCGCCGGTGCGTCTGGATGCGTGCGTCACTCATGGTGGCTAGGCGTACGGGCTATAGGGCGAGGCGGTCAGTGGCTAGCTCGAGCAGGGGCTCGCCTGCCATGGAGCTCTCGGCTCGCACGGACGCAGATGACTCGGGCATCCATGCCGACGGGAGCAACATCGGCCTTCGAGGactcacgccccccccccccccccacccccactaCCACCATGGTGCTCGCCGTTGAATCGCCGGTGCCTCTCGTCGCTGGAGTCCGGCTGCCCACAAGCTGCTCCATGTAATGCCCCATAGAAAGGCAGATAGGCAGAAGATGATCATGTAGTCACTGACATACGGGGTCCGCATATCATTTCCCAACTCAGCTATTTACTATTTTTTTGTGCTTGGTCTTTGCCACGTCAGCCTGACCGGTGGGTCCGACATGTCGGTTTTGCTATTTTCTCGACCAAATCTgagcatcagtgctccgcgttacaTGGGCACAATTTTGGTGGTTTTTTGTGCCCTGCCTCCAATGTGATACTAATCTGTTACCCTAGCCCGtaatgtggtggttttgggtaaataactcttACAACTGAATCAATGACAACAATATGGACAAGATGCTCTCAGACGCTTCCATGTCCAGAGAGCGCTAACAAAACCAAGGAGAAACAGAGAGTACTAGTAAACAAACGAAATATGGGCCTGAATGTATAACTGCTGGTGCGTTTGAGGGAATTAGGCCCAGCAGTTGCCGCATGATCTGATCAGGGAGCAGAGGAGCTCAGAGATCACCAGCAGCTACTGAACTTGAAGAGCATCTTGTCATCTTGAATAGCATCTGATCGAATCTTCCACTTCTTCCCCCGGCTGAATGCATGTACAGAGGACTGTTAGTCCATTTTAACAGCAAATATATATGTATTCACAGGCTGACAACAAGATAAGTAAATATATATGTACGAGTTATGAGTGTGATCTCAGTTCCCGCTTCAGTTGCCCCATGGAGTTGTCAAGGCACCGCGATCTTCCAATTTCAAACTTCAGAACATTCAGTATCCTTGGAAAAATACTGGATGGTTGTGATATTTTTTCACTTCCGCTGCAGAGGCTCGTACATATCAAGATCATAGTTTCAAATAGCGCGGTAAGCCTCTTAGCGGCGAACCTTTTTTAAACGCTATAGCATGCTATATCGGAGCTATAGCGTGCTATTTATAATGTTTATTCATTTGTTTGGACCAATGTCTTTTAGCGCAAGACCTTTTgtaaatgctatagcgtgctatttaaAATAATGATCAAGATACCTGAAATTTGAACAATGCTCCTAATCTGAACCAACACTAATTTCTCCCTCACACATACAGTGAAATGAAATGTGCAAGGATTAGGGGTTACCTTCCTACACTGCGTCGATCAGCTAGCATCTTCATCATCAGAAGCGCAAGAGAGCAAATCGTCATCTTCTATACCGACACCTCCTATGTCATGGTCTTTGCTGTAGAGATAGAAATGGGAGAGGTGAATTTTGATGAGTCTATATCAAACATCTAAGTTGATAACTGATACTACTTGAATAGAAGAGAAAATAAGAAATTAGTTGACCTGAGGTTCTTCGCCTGCAATGAGCTCTTCCCGTCAAGTTAGATCCATGTCATAGTAAGAATCGATTGCGACCTTGTTGAGGGAATCAGGGATCATAACTGGGGCCATCAGAAGCAACCAAACTTGAATAGCGTCTTGTGATATAACCTATTGGATCTTCTCCTTCTTCCCACAGCTGAAAGTAAGTGTTCGCAGGCGGACAACAATATCAGAAATGCAAGTATATGTAGACCATGCAGCAATATCAGAAATGCAAGTATATGTAGACCATGTACCATAGTGTTCTGCTAAGTTTAGTAAGAGAAGAAGACTTCTTCATTTTATAAATACAAAACATGAGAGTTCTGACAGAACCCAGTTTTATAATAGTACTAATTGTATTATCTGTACTACAGTTAATAATATGAGTGCTTATAGAAGGATTTCTTTCCGGGAACTGAAAAGAAAATACAGAGAGCAGAAGGTGATCTGCACACAAGACATGGATGTGATAACTTATATTTCTACAAATCAAGCAAATGGTGCGAGAAGTTAGATGTAAAGAAGCGAACAGAGGGGTACCAGCGAAAGTGACGATCAGACAGCAAGGACAGATGATCAGCTAGCATCTTCGTCCTCAGAAATGCAAGAGAGGAAATCGTCATCTCCTTTGTCATGGTCTTGGCTGTTAGAGACAAAATGAGAGAGAGATATTGTGATCGGTGTATATCGAACATCTCAGTTGATAACTGATGCTATTTTTaaataaaagagaagaagaaaTTTGTTGACCTGAGGTTCGTCACCTGTGAGGAGCTTTCTCCAACTGCTGCAGGCTCAGGATAAAGGGATGGTTCACTATCAGTAGATGGTTCCTCCTCTGCTTCTGCATCATCAGATCCTTGGACGACGTCCCCCAAGTCATGCTCGCTGTGGTCTTTGTTTAGTTGCAGCACAGGATGGTTGGGGTGTACGTCCACTTCAGCTTGCAGCGCACCAAGCTTCGCCACTCTGCCTCTGTAATCAAGTGAAATCTCCTTGAGCTTTGGCAGGTGGTTGATACCAATAATCCCTGACGTCAACTCGACATAACTGAATTCTATCCTTTCCATTTGGGGCAATGCACccttctggaatattaactccctcAGGTCATACAGACGATCAATACTAAGTTGCCTGAGATTTAGAAATCCTTCTGCTCTGAACACTAGCTTCTTCCCATCATGAGCACAATTATGTAAACCGAGGAGCATGAGCTTCGGCAGCTTTTCTAGCCCTTCCGTGAGTTGATTTTCCTTTAGGTAGCTCCACCCCAAGTGAATGTTCACCAAATGCTTCAGACTTCCAACCCACTCGGGCATCTTCCCTCCAAGTTCTCCAGCCAACGTTAACTTCTTTAGCAGGGAAGGAGGGGAGGAAACATTATGCAACCACTCGAGTGATCCATCAAGGTCAACATCCAGACTAAGAGAGCGCAGGGAAGAGAGCTTCTCTATGGAAGCACTGAGATAAAGTATCTTGAGGTTTTGCTGGGGAAACCTTCCTTTACCTACCACACTCAGTTTCCTTAGCTGAATAAGCTCCCCCAACTCTTTGACTGCTTTCTTGCTGGTTTGTTTGATGTCAACCGCCTCAAGTATCTGTAGCTCCTTTAATTTACAGATTCCTCTTGGAACCCCTACACCATTTGCCTCGGACCACCGGCTAGAGTATGCCATACGTAGGCCAGCGTGCATCAGACAGTCAAAAAAGCTGTCTGAAGCCCGTTTGCTACAGCGAAGGCTGCGGAGACTATGGAGTTCACTGATCTCAGTTGGTAGTGCTGCTATATAACTGTTTCTAATGTCCAAGTTCTGTAGTCCTCGTAATTTCCTTATAGACTTTGGAAGTGAACATATATTTGAAGGTCCATTAAAATCTACATATTTCAAATGGCACAACAACCCAATGTTGTCGATATCTTTTTGTCTAATTCTAAACCGTGTATTATTTAGATCCAAGGTTCTAAGCATCCTCATGTTTGTTGAACACACTGAATGTGAGGGCTCCATGGTTGTTCCTTCAAACAATGTTAATGAACGAACATGGCTCCAATCCATGACAATACTTTGGCACTGGCTATCATGGTATGCTACATGACGGAAGTTCCCATCTACTACACCGGTCTCACTATCTCCTGCATGGTGCACAAAGCTTTCATCTCTAGCAATCGAGACTATGACATCACGAATGATGTCATGGACCCGACAACTCTTAACGACTCCTTCTATGTTTACTCTTGACGGTTGAATCATGCTTCGGTTGATTAGCTCGGTGAAATAATGTATTCCAACATCCTCAATATTCACTCCACCTTTAGGTCGAACAAACCCCTCTGCTATCCATCTATCGACCAAACGTCTTCTCTTTATTTCAAAATCCTCAGGAAAGATGCTCAAGTATAAAAAGCATGATTTAAGATGGGATGGCAAGTGGTTGTAACTCAGCGTAACCATCCTCCGCATTCCTTCAAGGCTTGGGTTACTCTCAAGCTCTGTTGGGATTTGCTTATATATGCTTTCCCACATTTCTACCACTTTGGTACAAAGCATGCCTCCTATGGTGAGTATAGCTAGCGGTAAACAACCACACTTTTTTACTATTTTATAAACCATGATCCTCATGTTCTCATCATTATCTATGTCGTTGTGCGATCTCCCTGTCTTTCTGAGTAGCAGATTTGTGGCTTCTTCTATGTGTAGGGGCTTAAGGTGGTAAATAAGCGACTCAAAAGTACACTCCCGAGCTAGGCCAATGTCGCGTGTTGTTACTATTATCCGACTGCCTTTGATGTTAGTACTAGGAATAGCAATATCTTTTATCAACCTCCACGCATCGATGGACCACAAGTCATCAAGAACAATAAAGTACCTCTTATCCTGTAGCATTACCTTGAGGTAGCTGGTCAGATCATCTACTTGCACTATCTTCCCCTCAAGTTCCTTCAACCGTCGTTTCAATTCTTCAATTCCAAAAAGTTGAGTGATCATATCTTTGAGCATCTCTATCTTGGAAAACGTCTGCGAGACTGTGATCCAAGCACGGGAAGGAAAATTATTGAAAATAGCTTCCTTGCTTTCATATGTCTTTCTTGCAAGAGTAGTCTTTCCTAAACCACCCATGCCAACAACAAATACCACCTTGGCAACACCATCTTTAGTGTTGACATCCAACAACTTAATCAACTCCCCCTTAGGCTTGGAAAAGCCAACAAGCTCTGCTTCATCAATGTTGCTAGCCGAGAGATTGCGAAGATCTTCCATGTGGGAATTTACTTCATCAATGTCACCAGACACATCTGTTCTTATCAAGTTGTAGCGTGTGTTCCTGATGCTTACTTCTTCAACTCTTATTTTCAGATCACGAATTTGTATGGCTATCCGATGGCGATCTTTGAGCTTCATGAGTCGACGTAAGAAGCTTTGGCTTCCCACGTGCACCATGAACTCAGTGGGGCAATCTTCAATATTGTATGAAAGATC from Triticum aestivum cultivar Chinese Spring chromosome 4A, IWGSC CS RefSeq v2.1, whole genome shotgun sequence harbors:
- the LOC123088393 gene encoding disease resistance protein RPM1-like — translated: MGETVVSMARLMLRGAITVATSAAAAEVGLLLGVRKDIWFIKDELETMQAFLEVAETIKKKDVLLKVWAKQVRDLSYNIEDCPTEFMVHVGSQSFLRRLMKLKDRHRIAIQIRDLKIRVEEVSIRNTRYNLIRTDVSGDIDEVNSHMEDLRNLSASNIDEAELVGFSKPKGELIKLLDVNTKDGVAKVVFVVGMGGLGKTTLARKTYESKEAIFNNFPSRAWITVSQTFSKIEMLKDMITQLFGIEELKRRLKELEGKIVQVDDLTSYLKVMLQDKRYFIVLDDLWSIDAWRLIKDIAIPSTNIKGSRIIVTTRDIGLARECTFESLIYHLKPLHIEEATNLLLRKTGRSHNDIDNDENMRIMVYKIVKKCGCLPLAILTIGGMLCTKVVEMWESIYKQIPTELESNPSLEGMRRMVTLSYNHLPSHLKSCFLYLSIFPEDFEIKRRRLVDRWIAEGFVRPKGGVNIEDVGIHYFTELINRSMIQPSRVNIEGVVKSCRVHDIIRDVIVSIARDESFVHHAGDSETGVVDGNFRHVAYHDSQCQSIVMDWSHVRSLTLFEGTTMEPSHSVCSTNMRMLRTLDLNNTRFRIRQKDIDNIGLLCHLKYVDFNGPSNICSLPKSIRKLRGLQNLDIRNSYIAALPTEISELHSLRSLRCSKRASDSFFDCLMHAGLRMAYSSRWSEANGVGVPRGICKLKELQILEAVDIKQTSKKAVKELGELIQLRKLSVVGKGRFPQQNLKILYLSASIEKLSSLRSLSLDVDLDGSLEWLHNVSSPPSLLKKLTLAGELGGKMPEWVGSLKHLVNIHLGWSYLKENQLTEGLEKLPKLMLLGLHNCAHDGKKLVFRAEGFLNLRQLSIDRLYDLRELIFQKGALPQMERIEFSYVELTSGIIGINHLPKLKEISLDYRGRVAKLGALQAEVDVHPNHPVLQLNKDHSEHDLGDVVQGSDDAEAEEEPSTDSEPSLYPEPAAVGESSSQVTNLSSRKEILL